One segment of Sylvia atricapilla isolate bSylAtr1 chromosome 8, bSylAtr1.pri, whole genome shotgun sequence DNA contains the following:
- the SPRN gene encoding shadow of prion protein, with the protein MRRSAAACWALVLLAATFCDTVAGKGGRGGARGAARGAARGAARSRPRAAVPRYGSAGAALRVAGAAAAGAAAGVAAGAALRRARLSGELQAGDGAEYRDGNWTAAASAWTSAAPSETPAGRALPWLCPLAALLRR; encoded by the coding sequence ATgcggcggagcgcggcggcgTGCTGGgcgctggtgctgctggccgCCACCTTCTGCGACACGGTGGCCGGCAAGGGTGGGCGCGGCGGCGCCCGGGGGGCGGCCCGCGGTgcggcgcggggggcggccCGCAGCCGGCCGAGGGCGGCCGTGCCCCGGTACGGCTCCGCCGGGGCGGCGCTGCGCGtggcgggggcggcggcggcgggagcggcggccggcgtggcggcgggggcggccctGCGCCGGGCCCGACTGTCCGGAGAGCTGCAAGCGGGAGACGGCGCCGAGTACCGCGACGGCAACTGGACGGCGGCCGCCAGCGCCTGGACCTCCGCCGCGCCTTCCGAGACCCCGGCGGGCCGGGcgctgccctggctctgcccgCTGGCCGCCCTCCTCCGCCGCTGA
- the ECHS1 gene encoding enoyl-CoA hydratase, mitochondrial, with translation MAAPLRALLRPAAVTVTAALPRACLPPPLRGPCGARRCSSGAAFQYLLVQKTGAQKNVGLIQLNRPKALNALCEGLMAELRRALEAMESDPQVGAIVLTGSQKAFAAGADIKEMQNKTFQESYSGGFLSGWDKVSIVRKPIIAAVNGYALGGGCELAMMCDIIYAGEKAEFGQPEILLGTIPGAGGTQRLTRAVGKSLAMEMVLTGDRISAKEAKEAGLVSKVYPVEKLLDAAIACAEKIASNSKLVAAMAKESVNAAFETTLTEGNRTEKRLFYATFATSDRKEGMTAFVEKRKANFTDS, from the exons ATGGCCGCCCCGCTGCGAGCGCTCCTGCGCCCCGCCGCCGTCACCGTCACCGCCGCGCTCCCCCGAGCGTgcctcccgccgccgctccgcggCCCCTGCGGCGCACGGCGCTGCAGCTCCG GGGCCGCATTCCAGTACCTGCTGGTGCAGAAGACGGGAGCACAGAAGAACGTGGGGCTGATCCAGCTGAACCGGCCGAAGGCACTCAATGCGCTCTGCGAAGGGCTCATGGCGGAGCTGCGGCGGGCGCTGGAGGCCATGGAGAGCGACCCGCAGGTGGGAGCCATTGTCCTCACCGGTAGCCAGAAAGCCTTTGCAG CTGGTGCAGACATCAAGGAGATGCAGAATAAAACCTTCCAGGAGTCCTACAGCGGCGGCTTCCTATCTGGGTGGGACAAGGTCTCCATTGTCCGCAAACCCATCATTGCCGCCGTCAACGGCTACGCT ctgggagGCGGGTGTGAGCTGGCCATGATGTGTGACATCATCTACGCCGGGGAGAAGGCAGAGTTTGGGCAGCCTGAAATCCTGCTGGGAACCATCCCAG GTGCTGGTGGGACGCAGAGGCTGACCAGGGCAGTGGGGAAGTCACTGGCAATGGAGATGGTGCTCACTGGGGACCGGATTTCGGCAAAGGAGGCGAAGGAGGCAG GTCTGGTCAGCAAGGTCTACCCcgtggagaagctgctggacGCAGCCATTGCCTGCGCTGAGAAGATCGCCAGCAACTCCAAGCTGGTGGCTGCCATGGCAAAGGAGTCAGTCAATGCTG CCTTCGAAACGACGCTGACAGAGGGGAACAGGACAGAGAAGCGCCTCTTTTACGCCACCTTTGCCACA AGCGACCGCAAGGAGGGGATGACGGCGTTCGTGGAGAAGCGCAAGGCCAACTTCACCGACAGCTGA
- the MTG1 gene encoding mitochondrial ribosome-associated GTPase 1 isoform X1, with amino-acid sequence MQPSPPEAPVAAVPVPPLLFLRRLPVAPEVTCGSAAAMRMWAALRAAGTGPGAFRERFDFGGRDVASWFPRHMAKGLRQMRLALRRADCLVEVHDARIPLSGRNPALQEALGIRPHVLVMNKMDLADPRRQPAVLEQLRQQGCSHVVFTDCQRDVNVKKVVPMVARLVAEGPRYHRAESSEYNILVIGVPNVGKSSFINSLRRLHLKKGKATAVGGEPGVTKAVLSKIQVCEKPLMYLVDTPGVLPPRLGDVETGMKLALCGAIHDHLVGEDVMADYLLFTLNKQQQFRYVQHYGLGQPCDHIEALLKHVALTQGRTQKVKVLTGTGNVNMMMLNYPAAAYEFLRDFRAGRLGRVTLD; translated from the exons ATGCAGCCGAGCCCCCCGGAGGCCCCGGTGGCGGCGGTACCGGTTCCGCCATTGCTGTTTCTGAGGCGGCTTCCGGTCGCGCCGGAAGTGACGTGCGGCAGCGCCGCAGCCATGCGGATGTGGGCAGCGCTGCGGGCGGCGGGGACGGGCCCGGGAGCGTTCCGGGAACGCTTCGACTTCGGCGGCCGCGATGTGGCCTCGTGGTTCCCGCGCCACATGGCGAAAG gcCTGCGGCAGATGCGCCTGGCGCTGCGGCGCGCCGACTGTCTCGTGGAGGTGCACGACGCTCGAAT TCCGCTGTCGGGCCGTAACCCCGCGCTGCAGGAGGCGCTGGGTATCCGCCCTCACGTCCTGGTGATGAACAAGATGGATCTGGCCGATCCCCGCCGGCAGCCG GCGGTcttggagcagctgaggcagcagggATGTTCACACGTAGTCTTCACTGATTGCCAGCGGGATGTCAATGTCAAGAAG GTTGTCCCCATGGTGGCCAGGCTGGTGGCCGAGGGCCCACGCTACCACAGGGCCGAG AGCTCCGAGTACAATATCCTGGTGATCGGCGTGCCCAACGTGGGCAAGTCCTCATTCATCAACTCCCTGCGGAGGCTGCACCTCAAGAAGG GCAAAGCCACTGCAGTGGGGGGTGAGCCAGGAGTCACCAAGGCAGTGCTGTCCAAGATCCAG GTGTGTGAGAAGCCCCTGATGTACCTGGTGGACACTCCTGGCGTGCTGCCCCCCAGGCTGGGGGATGTGGAGACAGGCATGAAGCTGGCGCTGTGTG GAGCCATCCATGATCACCTGGTGGGAGAGGATGTCATGGCTGACTACCTCCTGTTCACCCtgaacaagcagcagcagttcag GTATGTGCAGCACTACgggctgggccagccctgcgACCACATCGAGGCCCTGCTCAAGCACGTGGCCCTCACCCAGGGGCGCACACAGAAGGTGAAGGTGCTGACAGGCACAG GGAATGTCAACATGATGATGCTCAACTACCCAGCTGCTGCCTACGAGTTCCTGAGGGACTTCCGAGCAGGACGCCTGGGCAGGGTGACACTGGACTGA
- the MTG1 gene encoding mitochondrial ribosome-associated GTPase 1 isoform X2 — protein MQPSPPEAPVAAVPVPPLLFLRRLPVAPEVTCGSAAAMRMWAALRAAGTGPGAFRERFDFGGRDVASWFPRHMAKGLRQMRLALRRADCLVEVHDARIPLSGRNPALQEALGIRPHVLVMNKMDLADPRRQPAVLEQLRQQGCSHVVFTDCQRDVNVKKVVPMVARLVAEGPRYHRAESSEYNILVIGVPNVGKSSFINSLRRLHLKKGISAQCQGSGRRYVQHYGLGQPCDHIEALLKHVALTQGRTQKVKVLTGTGNVNMMMLNYPAAAYEFLRDFRAGRLGRVTLD, from the exons ATGCAGCCGAGCCCCCCGGAGGCCCCGGTGGCGGCGGTACCGGTTCCGCCATTGCTGTTTCTGAGGCGGCTTCCGGTCGCGCCGGAAGTGACGTGCGGCAGCGCCGCAGCCATGCGGATGTGGGCAGCGCTGCGGGCGGCGGGGACGGGCCCGGGAGCGTTCCGGGAACGCTTCGACTTCGGCGGCCGCGATGTGGCCTCGTGGTTCCCGCGCCACATGGCGAAAG gcCTGCGGCAGATGCGCCTGGCGCTGCGGCGCGCCGACTGTCTCGTGGAGGTGCACGACGCTCGAAT TCCGCTGTCGGGCCGTAACCCCGCGCTGCAGGAGGCGCTGGGTATCCGCCCTCACGTCCTGGTGATGAACAAGATGGATCTGGCCGATCCCCGCCGGCAGCCG GCGGTcttggagcagctgaggcagcagggATGTTCACACGTAGTCTTCACTGATTGCCAGCGGGATGTCAATGTCAAGAAG GTTGTCCCCATGGTGGCCAGGCTGGTGGCCGAGGGCCCACGCTACCACAGGGCCGAG AGCTCCGAGTACAATATCCTGGTGATCGGCGTGCCCAACGTGGGCAAGTCCTCATTCATCAACTCCCTGCGGAGGCTGCACCTCAAGAAGGGTATTTCTGCACAGTGCCAGGGCTCGGGGAGGAG GTATGTGCAGCACTACgggctgggccagccctgcgACCACATCGAGGCCCTGCTCAAGCACGTGGCCCTCACCCAGGGGCGCACACAGAAGGTGAAGGTGCTGACAGGCACAG GGAATGTCAACATGATGATGCTCAACTACCCAGCTGCTGCCTACGAGTTCCTGAGGGACTTCCGAGCAGGACGCCTGGGCAGGGTGACACTGGACTGA
- the PRAP1 gene encoding proline-rich acidic protein 1, producing MDRAMGLCSVTVLLGIALLLLAPGSTQALSSSRWKDLATEQDLAEEIILGVGAIEPSEEGEPGIRVFSSSAWAKRGPPQVQSRPEEDRDHLHTPQDDAREANARVPFSMLGLKVQNGPEEDRDHLYHPQGDASEADTYRPPRMLSLKVQNAPEEDRDHIYHS from the exons ATGGACAG GGccatggggctgtgcagtgtGACCGTCCTGCTGGGCATTgctctcctcctgctggcacCCGGCAGCACTCAG gctctgagcagctcccGCTGGAAGGACCTGGccacagagcaggatttggctgAGGAAAT CATCCTGGGTGTAGGAGCCATCGAGCCATCAGAGGAGGGTGAACCAGGTATAAGGGTcttctccagcagtgcctgggccAAGAGGGGCCCACCCCAAGTCCAGTCAAGACCAGAAGAGGATCGTGACCACCTCCACACCCCCCAGGATGATGCCAGGGAGGCCAATGCCCGTGTGCCATTCTCGATGCTGGGCCTGAAGGTGCAGAATGGCCCGGAGGAGGATCGTGACCACCTCTACCACCCCCAGGGTGATGCCAGCGAGGCTGACACCTACAGGCCACCCCGGATGCTGTCCCTGAAGGTGCAGAATGCCCCGGAGGAGGACCGTGACCACATCTACCACAGCTGA